A region from the Hylaeus volcanicus isolate JK05 chromosome 6, UHH_iyHylVolc1.0_haploid, whole genome shotgun sequence genome encodes:
- the LOC128878061 gene encoding chitin deacetylase 1 isoform X1 produces the protein MVSRCPVPTRSDPNSSLRKHARALCHVHCCDSFSSLSHFTVESNAIAARGADKSEDTPCIDDSRFYRNPNAPARNVWSPIECAKYYLCLDNEVFEFKCSQGLLFDVSRQMCDFKANVDNCDVTSETQPPRPLLGDGDCEEKHLACGDGTCFPAAYFCDGSVDCPDGSDEGWCDVRNDPNGALPCNPKECQLPNCWCSEDGTKIPGNLTVSTIPQMITITFDDAVNAENFELYAKIFSNDRKNPNGCPVRGTFYVSHQYTNYRDVQYLWNVGHEIAAHSVTHRGPEEWWSRNATIEDWFDEMVGVANIINKYAGVRLKDINGLRAPFLRVGWNRQFLMMSEFGFVYDSSMLVPFSNPPIWPYTLDYKPPHDCIGPEQLCPTRSYPNLWELPLNQLLADKYVCTRMDSCSPNLSGEDVYNILMFNFKRHYLSNRAPLGLHLHASWFQNPMYFYVLTKFMDDVLRLNDVYFVTSYQVIEWMRKPTSLDTIESFEPWRCDKRQFKSYEIACDLPSSCKLPSRVLKSYRYLNTCFECPKEYPWLRNEFGSE, from the exons ATGGTCAGTCGTTGTCCCGTGCCTACGAGGTCAGATCCGAACAGTTCGTTACGAAAACACGCGCGTGCCCTTTGTCACGTTCATTGCTGCGACTCTTTTAGTTCTCTTTCGCATTTTACTGTGGAGTCGAACG CGATTGCGGCACGGGGAGCGGACAAATCGGAAGACACGCCATGTATCGACGACAGCCGGTTTTATCGGAACCCCAATGCACCGGCTCGCAACGTTTGGTCGCCAATTGAGTGCGCCAAGTATTACCTCTGCTTAG acAACGAGGTGTTCGAGTTCAAATGCTCCCAAGGTCTGCTGTTCGATGTCTCCAGGCAGATGTGCGACTTCAAGGCGAACGTCGACAACTGCGACGTGACCTCAG AGACGCAACCACCGAGACCGCTACTCGGGGACGGTGACTGCGAGGAGAAGCATTTGGCTTGCGGTGACGGTACGTGCTTTCCGGCTGCATACTTTTGCGACGGGAGCGTTGACTGTCCCGATGGCTCCGACGAAGGCTGGTGTG ACGTTCGAAACGATCCGAACGGCGCGTTACCCTGCAATCCAAAGGAATGCCAGTTGCCAAATTGCTGGTGCTCCGAGGACGGAACGAAGATTCCTGGTAACTTGACGGTATCGACGATCCCTCAGATGATAACGATCACTTTCGACGACGCCGTGAACGCTGAGAACTTCGAGCTTTACGCCA aaatattttccaacgacAGGAAGAACCCGAATGGGTGCCCCGTCCGCGGGACTTTCTACGTCAGTCATCAGTACACCAATTACAGAGACGTGCAGTATTTGTGGAACGTTGGACACGAGATCGCCGCGCACTCTGTCAC GCATCGTGGGCCCGAGGAGTGGTGGTCGCGAAATGCCACTATCGAGGACTGGTTTGATGAGATGGTTGGTGTGGCAAATATCATCAATAAATATGCTGGAGTTAGGCTGAAAGACATCAATG GTTTAAGGGCGCCCTTCTTACGCGTCGGTTGGAACAGGCAATTTCTGATGATGTCGGAATTTGGCTTTGTCTACGATTCTTCCATGCTGGTCCCCTTTTCTAATCCGCCTATTTGGCCCTACACGTTAGACTACAAACCTCCTCACGATTGCATAGGTCCTGAGCAACTCTGTCCAACTCGTTCGTATCCAAATCTCTGGGAACTTCCACTAAATCAACTTTTGGCAGAT AAATACGTCTGCACGAGGATGGATTCATGTTCACCGAATTTATCGGGCGAAGATGTGTACAACATTCTGATGTTCAACTTCAAAAGGCATTACCTCAGCAATCGTGCCCCACTGGGTCTACATTTACACGCATCTTGGTTTCAGAATCCAATGTACTTTTACGTCTTGACT AAATTTATGGACGACGTACTCCGTTTGAATGACGTGTATTTCGTGACGAGCTATCAAGTCATCGAATGGATGCGTAAGCCAACGTCCTTAGACACCATCGAGAGTTTCGAGCCTTGGCGATGTGACAAGCGACAATTTAAGTCATACGAAATTGCTTGCGATTTACCTAGCAGTTGTAAATTACCTAGCAGAGTACTCAAGTCgtatcgttatttaaatacatgtttcGAATGTCCCAAAGAATATCCATGGCTGAGAAACGAGTTTGGATCGGAATGA
- the LOC128878061 gene encoding chitin deacetylase 1 isoform X2, translating to MHVDPQKQHHTRAQYRTKAWTLRIAAQRSQKILLAIAARGADKSEDTPCIDDSRFYRNPNAPARNVWSPIECAKYYLCLDNEVFEFKCSQGLLFDVSRQMCDFKANVDNCDVTSETQPPRPLLGDGDCEEKHLACGDGTCFPAAYFCDGSVDCPDGSDEGWCDVRNDPNGALPCNPKECQLPNCWCSEDGTKIPGNLTVSTIPQMITITFDDAVNAENFELYAKIFSNDRKNPNGCPVRGTFYVSHQYTNYRDVQYLWNVGHEIAAHSVTHRGPEEWWSRNATIEDWFDEMVGVANIINKYAGVRLKDINGLRAPFLRVGWNRQFLMMSEFGFVYDSSMLVPFSNPPIWPYTLDYKPPHDCIGPEQLCPTRSYPNLWELPLNQLLADKYVCTRMDSCSPNLSGEDVYNILMFNFKRHYLSNRAPLGLHLHASWFQNPMYFYVLTKFMDDVLRLNDVYFVTSYQVIEWMRKPTSLDTIESFEPWRCDKRQFKSYEIACDLPSSCKLPSRVLKSYRYLNTCFECPKEYPWLRNEFGSE from the exons ATGCACGTGGATCCCCAAAAGCAGCATCACACGCGTGCTCAGTACCGAACGAAGGCGTGGACTTTAAGGATTGCAGCTCAGAGGTCCCAGAAAATACTTTTAG CGATTGCGGCACGGGGAGCGGACAAATCGGAAGACACGCCATGTATCGACGACAGCCGGTTTTATCGGAACCCCAATGCACCGGCTCGCAACGTTTGGTCGCCAATTGAGTGCGCCAAGTATTACCTCTGCTTAG acAACGAGGTGTTCGAGTTCAAATGCTCCCAAGGTCTGCTGTTCGATGTCTCCAGGCAGATGTGCGACTTCAAGGCGAACGTCGACAACTGCGACGTGACCTCAG AGACGCAACCACCGAGACCGCTACTCGGGGACGGTGACTGCGAGGAGAAGCATTTGGCTTGCGGTGACGGTACGTGCTTTCCGGCTGCATACTTTTGCGACGGGAGCGTTGACTGTCCCGATGGCTCCGACGAAGGCTGGTGTG ACGTTCGAAACGATCCGAACGGCGCGTTACCCTGCAATCCAAAGGAATGCCAGTTGCCAAATTGCTGGTGCTCCGAGGACGGAACGAAGATTCCTGGTAACTTGACGGTATCGACGATCCCTCAGATGATAACGATCACTTTCGACGACGCCGTGAACGCTGAGAACTTCGAGCTTTACGCCA aaatattttccaacgacAGGAAGAACCCGAATGGGTGCCCCGTCCGCGGGACTTTCTACGTCAGTCATCAGTACACCAATTACAGAGACGTGCAGTATTTGTGGAACGTTGGACACGAGATCGCCGCGCACTCTGTCAC GCATCGTGGGCCCGAGGAGTGGTGGTCGCGAAATGCCACTATCGAGGACTGGTTTGATGAGATGGTTGGTGTGGCAAATATCATCAATAAATATGCTGGAGTTAGGCTGAAAGACATCAATG GTTTAAGGGCGCCCTTCTTACGCGTCGGTTGGAACAGGCAATTTCTGATGATGTCGGAATTTGGCTTTGTCTACGATTCTTCCATGCTGGTCCCCTTTTCTAATCCGCCTATTTGGCCCTACACGTTAGACTACAAACCTCCTCACGATTGCATAGGTCCTGAGCAACTCTGTCCAACTCGTTCGTATCCAAATCTCTGGGAACTTCCACTAAATCAACTTTTGGCAGAT AAATACGTCTGCACGAGGATGGATTCATGTTCACCGAATTTATCGGGCGAAGATGTGTACAACATTCTGATGTTCAACTTCAAAAGGCATTACCTCAGCAATCGTGCCCCACTGGGTCTACATTTACACGCATCTTGGTTTCAGAATCCAATGTACTTTTACGTCTTGACT AAATTTATGGACGACGTACTCCGTTTGAATGACGTGTATTTCGTGACGAGCTATCAAGTCATCGAATGGATGCGTAAGCCAACGTCCTTAGACACCATCGAGAGTTTCGAGCCTTGGCGATGTGACAAGCGACAATTTAAGTCATACGAAATTGCTTGCGATTTACCTAGCAGTTGTAAATTACCTAGCAGAGTACTCAAGTCgtatcgttatttaaatacatgtttcGAATGTCCCAAAGAATATCCATGGCTGAGAAACGAGTTTGGATCGGAATGA
- the LOC128878061 gene encoding chitin deacetylase 1 isoform X4 encodes MKSKLRSLLLVALAFSAIAARGADKSEDTPCIDDSRFYRNPNAPARNVWSPIECAKYYLCLDNEVFEFKCSQGLLFDVSRQMCDFKANVDNCDVTSETQPPRPLLGDGDCEEKHLACGDGTCFPAAYFCDGSVDCPDGSDEGWCDVRNDPNGALPCNPKECQLPNCWCSEDGTKIPGNLTVSTIPQMITITFDDAVNAENFELYAKIFSNDRKNPNGCPVRGTFYVSHQYTNYRDVQYLWNVGHEIAAHSVTHRGPEEWWSRNATIEDWFDEMVGVANIINKYAGVRLKDINGLRAPFLRVGWNRQFLMMSEFGFVYDSSMLVPFSNPPIWPYTLDYKPPHDCIGPEQLCPTRSYPNLWELPLNQLLADKYVCTRMDSCSPNLSGEDVYNILMFNFKRHYLSNRAPLGLHLHASWFQNPMYFYVLTKFMDDVLRLNDVYFVTSYQVIEWMRKPTSLDTIESFEPWRCDKRQFKSYEIACDLPSSCKLPSRVLKSYRYLNTCFECPKEYPWLRNEFGSE; translated from the exons ATGAAATCGAAGCTGCGCTCGCTGCTTCTCGTTGCGCTCGCATTTTCCG CGATTGCGGCACGGGGAGCGGACAAATCGGAAGACACGCCATGTATCGACGACAGCCGGTTTTATCGGAACCCCAATGCACCGGCTCGCAACGTTTGGTCGCCAATTGAGTGCGCCAAGTATTACCTCTGCTTAG acAACGAGGTGTTCGAGTTCAAATGCTCCCAAGGTCTGCTGTTCGATGTCTCCAGGCAGATGTGCGACTTCAAGGCGAACGTCGACAACTGCGACGTGACCTCAG AGACGCAACCACCGAGACCGCTACTCGGGGACGGTGACTGCGAGGAGAAGCATTTGGCTTGCGGTGACGGTACGTGCTTTCCGGCTGCATACTTTTGCGACGGGAGCGTTGACTGTCCCGATGGCTCCGACGAAGGCTGGTGTG ACGTTCGAAACGATCCGAACGGCGCGTTACCCTGCAATCCAAAGGAATGCCAGTTGCCAAATTGCTGGTGCTCCGAGGACGGAACGAAGATTCCTGGTAACTTGACGGTATCGACGATCCCTCAGATGATAACGATCACTTTCGACGACGCCGTGAACGCTGAGAACTTCGAGCTTTACGCCA aaatattttccaacgacAGGAAGAACCCGAATGGGTGCCCCGTCCGCGGGACTTTCTACGTCAGTCATCAGTACACCAATTACAGAGACGTGCAGTATTTGTGGAACGTTGGACACGAGATCGCCGCGCACTCTGTCAC GCATCGTGGGCCCGAGGAGTGGTGGTCGCGAAATGCCACTATCGAGGACTGGTTTGATGAGATGGTTGGTGTGGCAAATATCATCAATAAATATGCTGGAGTTAGGCTGAAAGACATCAATG GTTTAAGGGCGCCCTTCTTACGCGTCGGTTGGAACAGGCAATTTCTGATGATGTCGGAATTTGGCTTTGTCTACGATTCTTCCATGCTGGTCCCCTTTTCTAATCCGCCTATTTGGCCCTACACGTTAGACTACAAACCTCCTCACGATTGCATAGGTCCTGAGCAACTCTGTCCAACTCGTTCGTATCCAAATCTCTGGGAACTTCCACTAAATCAACTTTTGGCAGAT AAATACGTCTGCACGAGGATGGATTCATGTTCACCGAATTTATCGGGCGAAGATGTGTACAACATTCTGATGTTCAACTTCAAAAGGCATTACCTCAGCAATCGTGCCCCACTGGGTCTACATTTACACGCATCTTGGTTTCAGAATCCAATGTACTTTTACGTCTTGACT AAATTTATGGACGACGTACTCCGTTTGAATGACGTGTATTTCGTGACGAGCTATCAAGTCATCGAATGGATGCGTAAGCCAACGTCCTTAGACACCATCGAGAGTTTCGAGCCTTGGCGATGTGACAAGCGACAATTTAAGTCATACGAAATTGCTTGCGATTTACCTAGCAGTTGTAAATTACCTAGCAGAGTACTCAAGTCgtatcgttatttaaatacatgtttcGAATGTCCCAAAGAATATCCATGGCTGAGAAACGAGTTTGGATCGGAATGA
- the LOC128878061 gene encoding chitin deacetylase 1 isoform X3 codes for MYKTQDKVNAMYRITITRTDQKLRSYVRKTIAARGADKSEDTPCIDDSRFYRNPNAPARNVWSPIECAKYYLCLDNEVFEFKCSQGLLFDVSRQMCDFKANVDNCDVTSETQPPRPLLGDGDCEEKHLACGDGTCFPAAYFCDGSVDCPDGSDEGWCDVRNDPNGALPCNPKECQLPNCWCSEDGTKIPGNLTVSTIPQMITITFDDAVNAENFELYAKIFSNDRKNPNGCPVRGTFYVSHQYTNYRDVQYLWNVGHEIAAHSVTHRGPEEWWSRNATIEDWFDEMVGVANIINKYAGVRLKDINGLRAPFLRVGWNRQFLMMSEFGFVYDSSMLVPFSNPPIWPYTLDYKPPHDCIGPEQLCPTRSYPNLWELPLNQLLADKYVCTRMDSCSPNLSGEDVYNILMFNFKRHYLSNRAPLGLHLHASWFQNPMYFYVLTKFMDDVLRLNDVYFVTSYQVIEWMRKPTSLDTIESFEPWRCDKRQFKSYEIACDLPSSCKLPSRVLKSYRYLNTCFECPKEYPWLRNEFGSE; via the exons ATGTACAAAACACAAGATAAAGTAAATGCAATGTACAGAATTACGATAACGCGAACCGATCAAAAATTAAGGAGTTATGTAAGGAAAA CGATTGCGGCACGGGGAGCGGACAAATCGGAAGACACGCCATGTATCGACGACAGCCGGTTTTATCGGAACCCCAATGCACCGGCTCGCAACGTTTGGTCGCCAATTGAGTGCGCCAAGTATTACCTCTGCTTAG acAACGAGGTGTTCGAGTTCAAATGCTCCCAAGGTCTGCTGTTCGATGTCTCCAGGCAGATGTGCGACTTCAAGGCGAACGTCGACAACTGCGACGTGACCTCAG AGACGCAACCACCGAGACCGCTACTCGGGGACGGTGACTGCGAGGAGAAGCATTTGGCTTGCGGTGACGGTACGTGCTTTCCGGCTGCATACTTTTGCGACGGGAGCGTTGACTGTCCCGATGGCTCCGACGAAGGCTGGTGTG ACGTTCGAAACGATCCGAACGGCGCGTTACCCTGCAATCCAAAGGAATGCCAGTTGCCAAATTGCTGGTGCTCCGAGGACGGAACGAAGATTCCTGGTAACTTGACGGTATCGACGATCCCTCAGATGATAACGATCACTTTCGACGACGCCGTGAACGCTGAGAACTTCGAGCTTTACGCCA aaatattttccaacgacAGGAAGAACCCGAATGGGTGCCCCGTCCGCGGGACTTTCTACGTCAGTCATCAGTACACCAATTACAGAGACGTGCAGTATTTGTGGAACGTTGGACACGAGATCGCCGCGCACTCTGTCAC GCATCGTGGGCCCGAGGAGTGGTGGTCGCGAAATGCCACTATCGAGGACTGGTTTGATGAGATGGTTGGTGTGGCAAATATCATCAATAAATATGCTGGAGTTAGGCTGAAAGACATCAATG GTTTAAGGGCGCCCTTCTTACGCGTCGGTTGGAACAGGCAATTTCTGATGATGTCGGAATTTGGCTTTGTCTACGATTCTTCCATGCTGGTCCCCTTTTCTAATCCGCCTATTTGGCCCTACACGTTAGACTACAAACCTCCTCACGATTGCATAGGTCCTGAGCAACTCTGTCCAACTCGTTCGTATCCAAATCTCTGGGAACTTCCACTAAATCAACTTTTGGCAGAT AAATACGTCTGCACGAGGATGGATTCATGTTCACCGAATTTATCGGGCGAAGATGTGTACAACATTCTGATGTTCAACTTCAAAAGGCATTACCTCAGCAATCGTGCCCCACTGGGTCTACATTTACACGCATCTTGGTTTCAGAATCCAATGTACTTTTACGTCTTGACT AAATTTATGGACGACGTACTCCGTTTGAATGACGTGTATTTCGTGACGAGCTATCAAGTCATCGAATGGATGCGTAAGCCAACGTCCTTAGACACCATCGAGAGTTTCGAGCCTTGGCGATGTGACAAGCGACAATTTAAGTCATACGAAATTGCTTGCGATTTACCTAGCAGTTGTAAATTACCTAGCAGAGTACTCAAGTCgtatcgttatttaaatacatgtttcGAATGTCCCAAAGAATATCCATGGCTGAGAAACGAGTTTGGATCGGAATGA
- the LOC128878061 gene encoding chitin deacetylase 1 isoform X5 translates to MCDFKANVDNCDVTSETQPPRPLLGDGDCEEKHLACGDGTCFPAAYFCDGSVDCPDGSDEGWCDVRNDPNGALPCNPKECQLPNCWCSEDGTKIPGNLTVSTIPQMITITFDDAVNAENFELYAKIFSNDRKNPNGCPVRGTFYVSHQYTNYRDVQYLWNVGHEIAAHSVTHRGPEEWWSRNATIEDWFDEMVGVANIINKYAGVRLKDINGLRAPFLRVGWNRQFLMMSEFGFVYDSSMLVPFSNPPIWPYTLDYKPPHDCIGPEQLCPTRSYPNLWELPLNQLLADKYVCTRMDSCSPNLSGEDVYNILMFNFKRHYLSNRAPLGLHLHASWFQNPMYFYVLTKFMDDVLRLNDVYFVTSYQVIEWMRKPTSLDTIESFEPWRCDKRQFKSYEIACDLPSSCKLPSRVLKSYRYLNTCFECPKEYPWLRNEFGSE, encoded by the exons ATGTGCGACTTCAAGGCGAACGTCGACAACTGCGACGTGACCTCAG AGACGCAACCACCGAGACCGCTACTCGGGGACGGTGACTGCGAGGAGAAGCATTTGGCTTGCGGTGACGGTACGTGCTTTCCGGCTGCATACTTTTGCGACGGGAGCGTTGACTGTCCCGATGGCTCCGACGAAGGCTGGTGTG ACGTTCGAAACGATCCGAACGGCGCGTTACCCTGCAATCCAAAGGAATGCCAGTTGCCAAATTGCTGGTGCTCCGAGGACGGAACGAAGATTCCTGGTAACTTGACGGTATCGACGATCCCTCAGATGATAACGATCACTTTCGACGACGCCGTGAACGCTGAGAACTTCGAGCTTTACGCCA aaatattttccaacgacAGGAAGAACCCGAATGGGTGCCCCGTCCGCGGGACTTTCTACGTCAGTCATCAGTACACCAATTACAGAGACGTGCAGTATTTGTGGAACGTTGGACACGAGATCGCCGCGCACTCTGTCAC GCATCGTGGGCCCGAGGAGTGGTGGTCGCGAAATGCCACTATCGAGGACTGGTTTGATGAGATGGTTGGTGTGGCAAATATCATCAATAAATATGCTGGAGTTAGGCTGAAAGACATCAATG GTTTAAGGGCGCCCTTCTTACGCGTCGGTTGGAACAGGCAATTTCTGATGATGTCGGAATTTGGCTTTGTCTACGATTCTTCCATGCTGGTCCCCTTTTCTAATCCGCCTATTTGGCCCTACACGTTAGACTACAAACCTCCTCACGATTGCATAGGTCCTGAGCAACTCTGTCCAACTCGTTCGTATCCAAATCTCTGGGAACTTCCACTAAATCAACTTTTGGCAGAT AAATACGTCTGCACGAGGATGGATTCATGTTCACCGAATTTATCGGGCGAAGATGTGTACAACATTCTGATGTTCAACTTCAAAAGGCATTACCTCAGCAATCGTGCCCCACTGGGTCTACATTTACACGCATCTTGGTTTCAGAATCCAATGTACTTTTACGTCTTGACT AAATTTATGGACGACGTACTCCGTTTGAATGACGTGTATTTCGTGACGAGCTATCAAGTCATCGAATGGATGCGTAAGCCAACGTCCTTAGACACCATCGAGAGTTTCGAGCCTTGGCGATGTGACAAGCGACAATTTAAGTCATACGAAATTGCTTGCGATTTACCTAGCAGTTGTAAATTACCTAGCAGAGTACTCAAGTCgtatcgttatttaaatacatgtttcGAATGTCCCAAAGAATATCCATGGCTGAGAAACGAGTTTGGATCGGAATGA